From one Trifolium pratense cultivar HEN17-A07 linkage group LG1, ARS_RC_1.1, whole genome shotgun sequence genomic stretch:
- the LOC123924744 gene encoding uncharacterized protein LOC123924744: MEECIKIRRYEEFLTDKDFESLIEAKNVPAVLCGCIKNWRAFSLWNPRNDGLNYLQERVGSCVVEAMVSSSAHVFYGDLGSHQRVPLPFSTFIDLCKKRMHMQTEQQQHLDGDHCVASQTDHTQHDFSSLEDVPDQIYLAQVSIMNNDRQEKVQLGTLMEDIQTPPILGAKELSSINLWMNNAQSRSSTHYDPHQNLLCIVSGRKQVVLWPPSASPSLYPMPIYGEASNHSSVALENPDYSIYPRAECSMEFGQKVVLEAGDALFIPEGWFHQVDSNDLTIAINFWWRSNTMSCMLEHMDAYYLRRILRRLIDKEMDQQLLKLGTGRNKMCAIKLPNHKQTNHADENCSQMLKGIDLKEKRLNEGNTLIELESDAVQVLHELMSLVHNSVSASQDQQSPSTSINDYELIHNGKCEKIVNAYLKDDPVAKILWDVEPQTLQNVFLAMANNFPRTLEALVLHVLSPVGAEVLTRKFDEMDEQTLEEDRNRFYEVFYSVFDDQSAAMNSILKGKELFTQQAFKNVLDKFVGVNLESSKSGVR; this comes from the exons ATGGAAGAATGCATTAAAATCCGAAGATACGAAGAATTTCTCACAGATAAGGATTTCGAGTCTCTTATTGAAGCTAAAAACGTTCCCGCT GTTTTGTGCGGATGCATCAAGAATTGGAGAGCTTTCTCTCTATGGAACCCGCGGAACGATGGTCTTAACTACTTGCAGGAACGGGTTGGATCGTGTGTGGTGGAGGCTATGGTATCTTCATCTGCACATGTCTTTTATGGTGATCTTGGAAGTCATCAGAGG GTTCCTTTGCCATTTTCTACCTTCATTGACTTGTGTAAGAAACGGATGCATATGCAAACTGAGCAACAACAACATCTAGATGGTGATCATTGTGTTGCCTCGCAAACGGATCACACACAACATGATTTTTCGTCCTTGGAAGATGTTCCTGATCAAATTTATTTAGCGCAG GTTTCAATCATGAACAATGACCGTCAGGAGAAGGTTCAGTTGGGAACCTTAATGGAAGACATCCAGACG CCTCCAATTTTGGGAGCAAAAGAACTATCTTCTATAAATTTGTGGATGAACAATGCACAATCTAGATCAAGTACTCACTATGATCCACACCAAAATCTTTTGTGCATAGTTTCTGGCCGCAAACAAG TTGTTTTGTGGCCTCCTTCTGCTAGTCCCTCACTCTACCCGATGCCTATCTATGGGGAGGCTTCCAATCACAG TTCGGTTGCTTTAGAAAACCCTGATTACTCAATTTATCCAAGGGCAGAATGCTCAATGGAGTTTGGACAAAAGGTTGTTCTCGAGGCAGGCGATGCACTTTTCATTCCTGAAGGCTG GTTCCATCAAGTAGATAGTAATGATTTGACTATTGCTATTAACTTTTGGTGGCGATCCAACACTATGTCTTGCATGTTGGAACATATGGATGCTTATTATTTACGCAGAATATTGAGAAG ATTGATTGACAAAGAGATG GACCAGCAACTGCTCAAGTTGGGGACGGGAAGAAATAAAATGTGTGCAATCAAGCTACCTAATCATAAACAAACAA ATCATGCTGATGAAAATTGCAGTCAGATGTTGAAAGGAATAGATTTAAAGGAGAAAAGACTTAACGAGGGGAACACCTTGATTGAATTAGAATCTGATGCAGTCCAGGTGCTTCATGAACTTATGTCCTTGGTTCACAACAGTGTCAGCGCCAGCCAGGATCAGCAATCACCGTCGACTTCTATAAATGATTATGAGCTTATACACAATGGTAAATGTGAGAAAATAGTGAATGCTTACTTGAAAGATGATCCCGTTGCTAAAATTCTCTGGGACGTTGAACCACAAACTCTCCAAAATGTTTTTCTTGCTATGGCG AACAACTTCCCAAGAACTTTAGAGGCTCTTGTTCTGCATGTACTATCACCAGTTGGGGCTGAAGTTCTTACTCGGAAATTTGATGAGATGGATGAACAAACTCTCGAGGAAGATCG GAATAGATTCTACGAGGTTTTCTACAGTGTGTTTGATGACCAATCTGCAGCAATGAATTCTATTCTAAAAGGGAAGGAGCTATTCACACAACAG GCATTTAAGAATGTATTGGACAAATTTGTGGGAGTGAATCTAGAAAGCTCAAAGTCAGGGGTCAGATGA